Below is a genomic region from Thiohalorhabdus sp. Cl-TMA.
CATGTGCGCGATGGAGGAATAGGCCACCAGCTTCTTCATGTCCTCCTGGACCAGCGCCACCAGCCCGATGTAGACCACGGCCACCAGGGATACGGCGATCACCAGCCAGGCCAGCTCGTGGCTGGCGTCCGGAGTGATGGGCAGCGTGAAGCGGAGGAAGCCGTAGCCGCCCATTTTCAGCATGATGGCCGCCAGGATCACCGAGCCCGCCGTCGGAGCCTCCACGTGGGCGTCCGGCAGCCAGGTATGCACCGGCCACATGGGCACCTTCACGGCGAAGCCGATGAGGAAGGCCAGGAAGATCCAGATCTGCTCGGACAGCGACAGGGGCACCTCGTGCATGGCGAGGATGTCGAAGGTCCCCGCTTGGCTGTACAGGTAGATCAGAGCCACCAACAACAGCACCGAGCCCAGGAAGGTGTAGAGGAAGAACTTTATGGTGGCATAGATGCGGTTCGGCCCGCCCCAGATCCCGATAATGAGGAACATTGGGATCAGCATGGCCTCCCAGAACACGTAGAACAGCACCGCGTCCAGGGCGGAGAACACCCCGATCATGATGCCGTTCATGATCAGGAAGGCCGCCATGTACATGGGCACCCGCCGGGTGATGGCTTCCCAGGAGGACGCCACGGCGATCACCGTGGAAAAGGAGGTGAGCAGCACCAGGAGAACCGACAGGCCATCCACACCCAGCTTGTAGTGGATGTCGAAGGCGGATATCCATACCCGGTCCTCCACGAACTG
It encodes:
- a CDS encoding NADH-quinone oxidoreductase subunit M; translated protein: MEQLPILSLSIWLPILGGVLVLALGPNRDEMARWLALVVSGAVFLVTTLLVLGFDTGTAGMQFVEDRVWISAFDIHYKLGVDGLSVLLVLLTSFSTVIAVASSWEAITRRVPMYMAAFLIMNGIMIGVFSALDAVLFYVFWEAMLIPMFLIIGIWGGPNRIYATIKFFLYTFLGSVLLLVALIYLYSQAGTFDILAMHEVPLSLSEQIWIFLAFLIGFAVKVPMWPVHTWLPDAHVEAPTAGSVILAAIMLKMGGYGFLRFTLPITPDASHELAWLVIAVSLVAVVYIGLVALVQEDMKKLVAYSSIAHMGFVTLGYFMFNSQGIAGGLVQMISHGFVSAALFLCIGVMYDRLHTRLISEYGGVANVMPVFAAFFMLFAMANAGLPGTSGFVGEFMVILGAFKVEPWFAILAATTLILGAAYTLWLYKRVIFGSITSEKVEKEMPPMSRREKWVFAPLAALVLLMGLWPAPFLEIMDSSVTQLVEQVNTTKL